Proteins encoded together in one Pseudomonas arsenicoxydans window:
- a CDS encoding NAD(P)/FAD-dependent oxidoreductase, whose amino-acid sequence MFQQSTQHVASYYAHSCAERLTTRPALSGEQDTEIVIIGAGFSGLHTALRLALAGKRVTLLEASRVAWAASGRNGGQAILGWSCDMPPLEAALGYERARRLWDGMRWAARELRELPARHGFDCDYRAGHLWTSVMPRRVGLLTEWQREASHKWGHHDLRFISREQLPQWVASERYQAGLYDPEGGHLNPLKLALGLAAAIEQAGGRIHEQSKALSYQEEGGRFRVNTERGSIRADVLVLACNAYLDRLDPKLASCVLPVGTYQVATAPLTAEQATALLPSNVCVTDNQFVLDYFRRTPDNRLLFGGGCTYLGGLPKDIAGATRPFLERVFPQLKGVKLEFAWGGHIDLTLKRTPDIGRHGDRYWLQGYSGHGVLPTLAAARAVSDAILGQPDELALYQGLSNGSFPGGKYLAAPLEAIGKAWYRLRDSI is encoded by the coding sequence ATGTTTCAGCAGTCCACGCAGCATGTCGCCAGCTATTACGCCCACAGTTGCGCTGAACGCCTGACCACCCGACCTGCACTGAGCGGCGAACAAGACACCGAGATCGTGATCATCGGCGCCGGATTCAGCGGCCTGCATACCGCGCTGCGCCTGGCCTTGGCCGGTAAGCGCGTGACGTTGCTGGAAGCCAGCCGCGTGGCGTGGGCAGCCTCGGGACGCAATGGTGGTCAGGCGATTCTCGGCTGGTCGTGCGACATGCCGCCGCTGGAAGCCGCGCTGGGCTACGAACGAGCGCGACGGTTGTGGGACGGCATGCGCTGGGCAGCGCGCGAGCTGCGTGAATTACCGGCTCGCCATGGTTTCGACTGCGACTACCGCGCCGGGCATTTGTGGACTTCGGTCATGCCCCGTCGCGTCGGTCTGCTGACCGAGTGGCAGCGCGAAGCCAGCCACAAATGGGGCCACCATGACTTGCGGTTCATCAGCCGTGAGCAGTTACCGCAATGGGTCGCCAGCGAGCGTTATCAGGCCGGGCTTTATGACCCTGAGGGCGGGCATCTGAACCCGCTGAAACTGGCACTCGGCCTGGCCGCCGCCATCGAACAGGCCGGCGGGCGCATCCATGAACAAAGCAAGGCATTGAGTTACCAGGAGGAGGGCGGTCGGTTCCGGGTCAACACCGAGCGCGGATCGATCCGCGCGGACGTGCTGGTGCTGGCCTGCAATGCCTACCTTGATCGGCTCGATCCGAAACTGGCCAGTTGCGTGTTGCCGGTGGGGACTTATCAAGTCGCCACGGCGCCGCTGACCGCCGAGCAGGCGACCGCGCTGCTGCCGAGCAACGTCTGTGTCACCGATAACCAATTCGTCCTCGACTATTTCCGCCGCACCCCGGACAACCGCCTGCTGTTCGGCGGCGGCTGTACGTATCTGGGCGGACTGCCCAAAGACATTGCCGGCGCCACGCGGCCGTTTCTGGAGCGAGTGTTCCCGCAGCTCAAAGGCGTAAAGCTTGAGTTTGCCTGGGGCGGGCACATCGACCTGACGCTCAAACGCACACCGGACATCGGCCGCCACGGTGATCGCTACTGGCTTCAGGGCTACTCCGGGCATGGCGTGCTGCCGACGTTGGCCGCTGCCCGCGCGGTGTCAGACGCCATTCTCGGTCAGCCGGATGAACTGGCGTTGTATCAAGGCTTGAGCAACGGCAGCTTCCCCGGCGGCAAATACCTGGCGGCACCGCTGGAAGCCATCGGCAAGGCGTGGTATCGACTGCGCGACAGCATCTGA
- a CDS encoding helix-turn-helix domain-containing protein, with the protein MNKQEEIAALAILIHDLRKHKKYTLKDLADKIGRSVGFLSQVERGLSRPTVADLTAISETLGVPTTYFYSLPKPKELPWVTRPDERRTLYYANGITDILVSPKIRASFSMLESHLEAGASSGDRHLSDSSEQGGYVLEGELTLWLGDDDDPVTLLAGDSFQFDSHTRCRYGNLTGHLTRVLWVYT; encoded by the coding sequence ATGAACAAGCAAGAAGAAATCGCTGCGCTGGCGATCCTTATCCACGATCTGCGCAAGCACAAGAAATACACCCTGAAGGACCTGGCCGACAAAATCGGCCGCTCCGTCGGCTTTCTCTCGCAGGTCGAGCGCGGCTTGTCTCGGCCCACCGTTGCCGACCTGACCGCGATCAGCGAAACCCTGGGCGTGCCGACGACTTATTTCTACAGCCTGCCCAAACCCAAGGAACTGCCGTGGGTCACCCGCCCGGATGAGCGCCGCACGTTGTACTACGCCAATGGCATTACCGACATTCTGGTGTCGCCGAAGATACGGGCCTCGTTTTCCATGCTCGAAAGTCATCTCGAAGCCGGCGCCAGCAGTGGCGACCGGCACTTGAGTGACAGCTCGGAGCAGGGCGGTTACGTGCTCGAGGGCGAGTTGACCCTGTGGCTGGGCGATGACGACGACCCGGTCACCTTGCTCGCCGGCGACAGCTTTCAGTTCGACAGTCACACCCGTTGCCGTTACGGCAACCTGACCGGGCATCTCACGCGAGTGCTCTGGGTCTATACCTGA
- a CDS encoding glutamine synthetase family protein produces the protein MMDADLLAEVRAFRQRYPDVRYVDLIALDIPGHFYGKRYPVEMLEKVAAGSALKLPQNSVLLGVQGGLFKIGDYCFNDGDPDALRRLVPGTLKPVTWEAQPLGQMLITTDGTEKPIVFEPRQVLAQVLDRLAAKGIHPVVAFELEFYLFDKKLRDGLPQFPRDDLSDDADDQPNMHIERLSRFSPVLDDMVAASQAQGIDTTVITAELGAGQYEINFGHLDDGLRAADWAALFCRSTRGVALKHGYRASFMAKPYLQHPGSGMHVHVSLYDAAGNNILAANQQRSLRHAVAGCLELLPHCMPIFAPNQNAYRRLGGTTNIATRASWGFEDRDACLRIPESDAKNLRIEHRLAGADANPYLVLAAILVGLEHGLESGSEPIAPLNENRSSGVDFPLEMLEAVRAMQHQPQLREGLGVEFVDVYCENKRQDHLAFMQEITAREYRWYL, from the coding sequence ATGATGGACGCTGATCTGCTGGCCGAGGTGCGTGCCTTTCGCCAACGCTACCCTGACGTACGTTACGTCGACCTGATTGCCCTGGACATTCCGGGGCACTTTTACGGCAAGCGCTACCCCGTGGAAATGCTCGAAAAGGTCGCGGCGGGCAGCGCCCTGAAACTGCCGCAAAACAGCGTACTGCTGGGCGTGCAAGGCGGATTGTTCAAGATCGGCGATTATTGCTTCAATGACGGCGACCCGGATGCGCTGCGCCGGCTGGTGCCGGGCACGCTCAAGCCGGTGACCTGGGAAGCGCAGCCGCTAGGGCAGATGCTGATCACCACCGATGGCACCGAAAAGCCTATCGTGTTCGAACCACGCCAGGTACTGGCGCAGGTGCTGGACAGGCTCGCGGCAAAAGGCATTCACCCGGTGGTGGCGTTCGAACTGGAGTTCTATCTGTTCGATAAAAAGCTGCGCGATGGGTTGCCGCAATTTCCCCGGGATGACCTCTCGGACGATGCCGATGATCAACCCAACATGCACATCGAGCGCCTGTCACGCTTTTCGCCGGTCCTCGATGACATGGTCGCGGCGTCGCAGGCTCAAGGCATCGACACCACAGTGATCACCGCCGAACTCGGCGCGGGCCAGTACGAGATCAATTTCGGTCACCTCGACGACGGTTTGCGTGCGGCAGACTGGGCAGCATTGTTCTGTCGTAGCACTCGAGGCGTGGCGCTGAAACACGGCTACCGCGCCAGCTTCATGGCCAAGCCTTACTTGCAGCACCCGGGCAGCGGCATGCACGTACACGTCAGTCTGTACGACGCGGCCGGCAACAACATCCTGGCGGCAAACCAGCAGCGATCACTGCGCCATGCCGTGGCCGGTTGCCTGGAACTGCTGCCGCATTGCATGCCGATTTTCGCGCCGAACCAGAACGCCTATCGCCGCCTGGGCGGCACGACGAACATCGCCACGCGGGCGAGTTGGGGCTTTGAGGACCGCGATGCGTGTCTGCGCATTCCTGAATCGGATGCGAAAAACCTGCGCATCGAACACCGCCTGGCCGGTGCCGATGCCAACCCGTACCTGGTGCTGGCGGCGATTCTGGTGGGACTCGAACATGGCCTGGAGTCGGGCAGCGAGCCCATCGCGCCGCTCAACGAAAACCGCAGCAGTGGGGTCGACTTCCCGCTGGAAATGCTCGAAGCGGTGCGCGCCATGCAGCATCAACCGCAACTGCGTGAAGGATTGGGCGTGGAGTTCGTCGATGTCTATTGCGAGAACAAGCGCCAGGATCATCTGGCGTTCATGCAGGAAATTACTGCCCGGGAGTATCGCTGGTATCTGTAA
- the nirB gene encoding nitrite reductase large subunit NirB, with translation MNTNVAALNKQQTLIVIGNGMVGHHCVEQLIERGALDHYRLHVFSEEPMRAYDRVHLSEYFTGRDAESLALSDAALYQTPGVTLHLGVPVLEIDRVRRQVITAQGCVAYDTLILATGSYPFVPPIEGAEGDSRLVYRTLEDLDAIRAAATNARRGVVVGGGLLGLEAANALKSLGLEAHVVEFAPRLMPVQLDEQGGRALKAQIERLGVGVHLSRGTQSISAGEDYRYRMNFANDEFLETDLIVFSAGIRAQDALARQCALEVGPRGGIVIDDHCLSSDPHIYAIGECAAWNGTVFGLVAPGYQMARAVAAQLCNESTEPFVGADMSTKLKLLGVDVGSIGDAHGNTPGSRSYQFIDETSASYRRLVVDASGKHVLGAVLVGDNSYYDTLLQYMQNAIALPAEPASLILPSSTGAPTLGPGALPESATVCSCHNVTKGSICSAIDGGCTDLGLLKAQTKACTGCGGCAGLLKQVFEHELIARGVSVDKNLCEHFAYTRQELYALVRVEGVITFEELLAKHGRGHTGCDVCKPAVGSILASCWNQPIMDASLVPLQDTNDTFMANMQKNGTYSVVPRIPGGEITADKLIAIGVVAKKYDLYTKITGGQRIDLFGAQLHELPDIWAELIEAGFETGHAYGKSTRTVKSCVGSTWCRYGVQDSVKMALAIEDRYKGLRSPHKLKFAVSGCTRECAEAQSKDVGVIATEKGWNLYIAGNGGMRPRHAELFATDLDDETLIRYIDRFLMFYIRTADKLQRTSVWRESLEGGLDYLKDVIINDSLGLGEELESQMQLVVNRYECEWANALKDPEKLKRFRTFVNDKRPDPDIHFVQERGQRRPIMAAELNLIPVIEETV, from the coding sequence ATGAATACCAATGTGGCCGCGTTGAACAAACAGCAAACGCTGATCGTGATCGGCAATGGCATGGTCGGACATCATTGTGTCGAACAGCTGATCGAGCGCGGTGCCCTTGATCACTATCGACTGCACGTCTTCAGCGAGGAGCCGATGCGCGCCTATGACCGTGTGCACCTTTCCGAGTATTTCACCGGACGTGATGCAGAGTCGCTGGCCCTCAGTGATGCCGCGCTGTACCAGACCCCAGGCGTGACCCTGCACTTGGGCGTGCCAGTGCTGGAAATCGACCGAGTCCGTCGTCAGGTGATCACCGCGCAAGGTTGCGTTGCCTACGACACATTGATCCTGGCTACCGGCTCTTATCCGTTCGTGCCGCCGATTGAAGGCGCCGAGGGTGATTCGCGCCTGGTGTATCGCACCCTCGAAGACCTCGATGCCATCCGTGCCGCTGCGACCAACGCCAGACGCGGCGTGGTGGTCGGCGGTGGCTTGCTCGGTCTGGAAGCCGCCAACGCCCTGAAAAGCCTGGGCCTGGAAGCCCATGTGGTGGAATTCGCCCCGCGCCTGATGCCGGTGCAACTGGACGAGCAGGGTGGTCGTGCGCTCAAGGCGCAGATCGAGCGGCTTGGCGTCGGTGTGCATTTGTCCCGTGGCACCCAATCGATCAGCGCGGGTGAGGACTACCGCTACCGGATGAATTTCGCCAATGACGAATTCCTCGAAACCGACCTGATCGTGTTCTCCGCCGGCATCCGCGCCCAGGACGCGCTGGCCCGCCAATGTGCGCTGGAAGTCGGCCCGCGCGGAGGCATTGTGATAGACGACCATTGCCTGAGCAGCGACCCGCACATCTACGCCATCGGCGAGTGCGCGGCGTGGAATGGCACAGTCTTTGGCCTGGTCGCGCCCGGTTACCAGATGGCCCGCGCGGTGGCCGCACAGTTGTGCAATGAATCCACCGAGCCGTTCGTGGGCGCGGACATGTCGACCAAGCTCAAGCTGCTGGGCGTCGATGTCGGCTCCATCGGCGACGCTCACGGCAACACACCGGGCTCGCGCAGTTATCAGTTCATCGACGAAACCAGCGCCAGCTACCGTCGGCTGGTGGTGGACGCCAGCGGCAAACACGTGCTCGGCGCGGTGCTGGTCGGTGACAACAGCTATTACGACACGCTGCTGCAATACATGCAGAACGCCATCGCGCTGCCGGCCGAACCGGCCAGCCTGATTCTGCCGTCATCCACCGGCGCGCCGACCCTGGGCCCGGGCGCGTTGCCCGAGTCGGCCACGGTGTGTTCCTGCCACAACGTCACCAAGGGTTCCATCTGTTCGGCCATCGACGGCGGTTGCACCGACCTCGGCCTGCTCAAGGCGCAAACCAAGGCTTGCACCGGTTGTGGCGGTTGCGCCGGGCTGCTCAAGCAAGTGTTCGAGCATGAGTTGATTGCCCGTGGCGTCAGCGTCGACAAGAACCTGTGCGAACACTTCGCCTACACCCGTCAGGAGCTCTATGCGCTGGTGCGGGTGGAAGGGGTGATCACCTTCGAAGAACTGTTGGCCAAACATGGCCGTGGCCACACCGGTTGCGACGTGTGCAAACCGGCGGTGGGCTCGATTCTGGCCTCGTGCTGGAACCAGCCGATCATGGACGCCTCCCTGGTGCCGCTGCAGGACACCAACGACACCTTCATGGCCAACATGCAGAAAAACGGCACCTATTCGGTGGTGCCGCGCATCCCCGGCGGCGAAATTACCGCCGACAAGTTGATCGCCATTGGCGTGGTTGCGAAGAAATACGACCTCTACACCAAGATCACCGGCGGCCAGCGCATCGACTTGTTCGGCGCGCAGTTGCACGAGTTGCCGGACATCTGGGCCGAGCTGATTGAAGCCGGTTTCGAAACCGGGCATGCCTACGGCAAATCGACCCGCACCGTGAAGTCCTGCGTGGGCAGCACCTGGTGCCGTTATGGCGTACAGGACAGCGTCAAGATGGCGTTGGCCATCGAGGATCGCTACAAGGGTTTGCGCTCGCCGCACAAGCTCAAGTTCGCTGTCTCCGGTTGCACCCGCGAGTGCGCCGAAGCCCAGAGCAAAGACGTTGGCGTCATCGCCACCGAGAAAGGCTGGAACCTGTACATCGCCGGCAACGGCGGCATGCGCCCGCGCCACGCCGAACTGTTCGCCACCGACCTGGACGATGAAACCCTGATCCGTTACATCGACCGTTTCCTGATGTTCTACATCCGTACCGCCGACAAATTGCAGCGCACTTCGGTGTGGCGCGAAAGCCTGGAAGGTGGCCTCGATTACCTTAAGGACGTGATCATCAACGACAGCCTCGGGCTGGGCGAAGAGCTCGAGTCGCAGATGCAGCTGGTGGTCAATCGCTATGAATGCGAATGGGCCAACGCCCTCAAGGACCCGGAAAAACTCAAGCGCTTCCGCACCTTCGTCAACGATAAACGCCCGGACCCGGACATCCACTTTGTCCAGGAACGCGGTCAACGCCGCCCGATCATGGCGGCCGAACTCAACCTTATCCCTGTCATTGAGGAAACCGTCTGA
- the nirD gene encoding nitrite reductase small subunit NirD produces the protein MSQSTAQRVASLESPEVWQTVCEHRDLVSNSGVVVWLDGAQVALFYLPGAEGRTLYAIDNHDPQSGANVIGRGLVGNIKGEMVVASPIYKQHFRLEDGSCLEYPQQRLRVWPVRLNGGVVEVGVA, from the coding sequence ATGAGCCAGTCCACTGCACAACGCGTCGCGTCCCTGGAAAGTCCCGAGGTCTGGCAAACGGTGTGCGAGCACCGGGATCTGGTCAGTAACTCCGGTGTGGTGGTCTGGCTCGACGGGGCTCAGGTGGCGCTGTTCTACCTGCCGGGCGCTGAGGGGCGGACTCTTTACGCTATCGACAACCATGATCCGCAGTCCGGGGCGAACGTTATCGGTCGCGGGCTGGTGGGCAATATCAAGGGCGAGATGGTCGTCGCGTCGCCGATCTACAAGCAGCATTTCCGTCTGGAGGACGGCAGCTGCCTGGAATATCCGCAGCAGCGCCTGCGTGTCTGGCCGGTGCGGTTGAATGGCGGCGTGGTGGAAGTTGGGGTTGCCTGA
- a CDS encoding quinone oxidoreductase family protein — protein MAKAVRFYETGGPEVLRYEDVEVGDPGPGQVRLRQVAVGLNYADTYFRNGTYPIPLANGMGVEASGVVQAVGEGVTQVEVGDRVTYTGFLNTLGAYSTERLIPASALIKLPETISFETAAAMTMRGLTSAYLMRRIHAFKAGDTILLHAAAGGVGLIVSQWAKLLGLTVIGTVSTEAKAEIAKAHGCDHVINYTHEDVAGRVRELTDGVGVNVVFDSVGKNTFMGSLDSLKRRGLMVCVGTASGPIPAFDPVLLAMKGSLFLTRPALADYISDPVEKAALAGELFDHVGNGRIKIEINQHYALQDAVQAHRDLESRKTTGSSIFVI, from the coding sequence ATGGCCAAAGCCGTACGCTTCTACGAAACAGGTGGTCCCGAAGTCCTCCGTTATGAAGACGTCGAGGTCGGCGACCCAGGCCCGGGTCAGGTTCGACTCCGGCAAGTGGCTGTCGGACTCAACTACGCCGACACCTACTTCCGCAATGGCACCTACCCGATCCCGCTGGCAAACGGCATGGGCGTCGAAGCCTCGGGCGTGGTCCAAGCGGTGGGCGAGGGCGTGACCCAGGTCGAGGTCGGCGATCGCGTCACCTATACCGGATTCCTCAACACCCTGGGCGCCTACAGCACCGAGCGCCTGATCCCGGCCTCGGCATTGATCAAATTGCCCGAAACCATCAGTTTTGAGACCGCCGCCGCCATGACCATGCGCGGGCTGACCTCGGCCTACCTGATGCGGCGCATTCACGCTTTCAAGGCCGGCGACACAATTCTGCTGCACGCCGCTGCCGGGGGCGTCGGCCTGATCGTTTCGCAGTGGGCCAAGCTGCTGGGGCTGACAGTCATTGGCACGGTATCCACCGAAGCCAAAGCTGAAATAGCTAAGGCGCATGGCTGTGACCACGTCATCAACTATACCCACGAGGACGTTGCCGGGCGCGTTCGCGAGCTGACTGACGGTGTCGGCGTCAACGTGGTGTTCGACAGCGTTGGCAAAAACACCTTCATGGGATCGCTCGACTCGCTCAAACGCCGGGGCTTGATGGTCTGCGTCGGCACCGCTTCCGGCCCGATCCCGGCTTTTGACCCGGTCTTGTTGGCGATGAAAGGCTCGCTGTTTCTGACGCGTCCGGCGTTGGCCGACTACATCTCCGACCCTGTGGAAAAAGCCGCCCTGGCAGGCGAGCTGTTCGACCACGTTGGCAACGGACGGATCAAGATCGAGATCAACCAGCATTACGCCCTGCAGGATGCCGTACAGGCGCACCGTGATCTGGAATCACGCAAGACCACCGGCTCGTCGATTTTCGTCATTTAA
- a CDS encoding TauD/TfdA dioxygenase family protein has product MKVEQLTCNIGAELIGVNLADAIHDDGLFAEIRAQLLTHRVVFLRDQDINRAEHVAFARRFGELEDHPVAGSDPDHPGLVQIYKKPDQPMDRYENAWHTDATWRDAPPMGCVLRCVECPPVGGDTMWANMVEAYAQLPDEVKTKIADLRARHSIEASFGAAMPMEKRLALKALYPDAEHPVVRTHPETGEKVLFVNAFTTHFSNYHTPERVRFGQDANPGASELLRYLISQAYIPEYQVRWRWKPNSIAIWDNRSTQHYAVMDYPPCHRKMERAGIIGDKTY; this is encoded by the coding sequence ATGAAAGTCGAACAACTGACCTGCAACATTGGCGCGGAACTGATCGGCGTAAACCTCGCGGACGCCATCCATGACGATGGTCTTTTTGCCGAGATCCGCGCCCAGTTGCTGACGCATCGTGTGGTGTTCTTGCGTGATCAGGACATCAACCGTGCCGAGCACGTAGCGTTCGCCCGTCGTTTCGGCGAGCTGGAGGATCATCCGGTGGCCGGCAGTGACCCGGATCACCCGGGGTTGGTGCAGATCTACAAAAAGCCCGACCAACCGATGGACCGCTACGAAAACGCCTGGCACACCGATGCCACCTGGCGCGACGCGCCGCCCATGGGCTGTGTGCTGCGCTGCGTGGAATGCCCGCCGGTGGGGGGCGACACCATGTGGGCGAACATGGTCGAGGCCTACGCGCAGTTACCTGACGAGGTAAAGACAAAAATTGCCGACCTGCGTGCCCGGCACAGCATCGAGGCCAGCTTCGGCGCAGCCATGCCGATGGAAAAACGCCTGGCGCTCAAGGCCCTGTACCCGGATGCCGAACACCCGGTGGTGCGCACTCACCCGGAAACCGGCGAGAAGGTGCTGTTCGTCAACGCCTTCACCACCCATTTCAGCAACTACCACACGCCTGAAAGGGTGCGTTTCGGCCAGGACGCCAACCCAGGCGCCAGCGAGTTGCTGCGCTACCTGATCAGCCAGGCGTACATCCCCGAGTATCAAGTGCGCTGGCGCTGGAAGCCCAACAGCATCGCCATCTGGGACAACCGCAGCACGCAACATTACGCCGTCATGGATTACCCGCCGTGCCACCGCAAGATGGAACGCGCCGGGATCATCGGCGACAAGACTTACTGA
- a CDS encoding BKACE family enzyme: MQFFDDSLHPENMEKVVITVAPYGPEWMPEDFPEDIPLTMDEQVQKAVDCYEAGATVLHLHVRELDGKGSKRLSKFNELIAGVREAVPDMIIQVGGSISFAPESDGEAAKWLSDDTRHMLAELTPKPDQVTVAINTTQMNIMELLYPEYLEGTSLANPAYQAAYSEMTVPAGPAWVAEHLKRLMDNGIQPHFQLTGMHAMETLERLVRKGVYMGPLNLTWIGIGGGFDGPNPFNFFNFIHRAPDGCTLTAESLLKNVLPFNTMALAMGLHPRVGIEDTIIDHKGKRFSSVQQIEQTVRVAHELGREIATGKEAREIYRIGVQYPSIEATLLANGMAPNRKAGQKGVPQRG, encoded by the coding sequence ATGCAATTCTTCGACGATTCCCTGCACCCGGAAAACATGGAAAAGGTGGTCATCACCGTGGCCCCGTACGGCCCGGAATGGATGCCCGAAGACTTCCCCGAAGACATCCCGCTGACCATGGATGAGCAGGTGCAGAAGGCGGTCGATTGCTACGAGGCCGGTGCCACCGTATTGCACCTGCACGTGCGTGAATTGGATGGCAAAGGCTCCAAGCGCCTGTCCAAGTTCAACGAGCTGATCGCCGGTGTGCGTGAAGCCGTGCCGGACATGATCATTCAGGTCGGTGGCTCGATTTCCTTCGCCCCGGAAAGCGATGGCGAAGCGGCCAAATGGCTGTCCGACGATACCCGCCACATGCTCGCGGAACTGACGCCCAAGCCGGATCAGGTCACGGTGGCGATCAACACCACCCAGATGAACATCATGGAATTGCTCTACCCGGAATACCTGGAAGGCACATCCCTGGCGAACCCGGCCTATCAGGCTGCCTACAGCGAGATGACCGTGCCGGCCGGCCCGGCCTGGGTTGCCGAGCACCTCAAGCGCCTGATGGATAACGGCATTCAGCCGCACTTCCAGCTGACCGGCATGCACGCCATGGAGACCCTTGAGCGCCTGGTGCGCAAAGGCGTCTACATGGGGCCGCTGAACCTGACCTGGATCGGCATCGGCGGTGGTTTCGATGGTCCCAACCCGTTCAACTTCTTCAACTTCATTCATCGCGCACCGGATGGCTGCACGCTGACTGCTGAATCGCTGCTCAAGAACGTGCTGCCGTTCAACACCATGGCCCTGGCCATGGGGCTGCACCCGCGTGTGGGCATTGAAGACACTATTATTGATCACAAGGGCAAGCGGTTCAGCTCGGTGCAGCAGATCGAGCAAACCGTGCGCGTCGCCCATGAACTGGGACGCGAGATCGCCACCGGCAAAGAAGCCCGTGAGATTTATCGCATCGGCGTGCAGTACCCGAGCATCGAAGCAACCCTGTTGGCCAATGGCATGGCCCCCAACCGCAAGGCTGGGCAAAAAGGTGTTCCGCAACGCGGTTGA
- a CDS encoding MFS transporter has translation MAFHPIAADDDDVAVSVARPYAWIVFALTFGLLISDYMSRQVLNAVFPMLKGEWALSDGQLGLLSGIVALMVGLLTFPLSLMADRFGRVKSLALMALLWSLATLGCALAQDYPQMFIARFMVGVGEAAYGSVGIAVVISVFPKHMRATLSSAFMAGGMFGSVLGMALGGAIAAKLGWRWSFAGMSLFGLLLAVLYPIIVKEARIAPQRAANATSKACAKIKHPLRTLFSSRSVIATYVGSGLQLFVGGTVIVWMPSYLNRYYDMGTDKAGGMAAIIVLCSGVGMILCGILSDRLCRHSPERKVALAIAYCLGSCLLLSAAFALPPGPVQLSLICLGMLIAAGTTGPAGAMVANLTHYSVHGTAFATLTLANNMLGLAPGPFITGRVSDAIGLHAAFQLVPLVSIAAAAVFFYAKSHYHNDIARIKGQEAHGSVSEAALEVKV, from the coding sequence ATGGCCTTTCACCCAATCGCCGCAGACGATGACGACGTTGCTGTCAGCGTTGCGCGGCCATACGCCTGGATCGTCTTCGCCCTGACGTTCGGCCTGTTGATTTCCGATTACATGTCGCGCCAGGTGCTGAACGCGGTGTTCCCGATGCTCAAGGGCGAGTGGGCCCTGAGCGACGGCCAGCTCGGCTTGCTCAGCGGCATTGTTGCGTTGATGGTTGGCCTGCTGACATTTCCCCTGTCGTTGATGGCTGATCGCTTCGGTCGGGTCAAAAGCCTGGCGTTGATGGCGTTGCTGTGGAGTCTGGCCACACTGGGCTGCGCGTTGGCGCAGGACTATCCGCAGATGTTCATTGCCCGTTTCATGGTGGGCGTCGGCGAGGCTGCGTATGGCAGCGTTGGCATCGCGGTGGTGATTTCGGTCTTTCCCAAACACATGCGCGCAACGTTGAGCAGTGCGTTTATGGCGGGTGGCATGTTCGGATCAGTCCTGGGCATGGCGCTGGGCGGCGCCATCGCCGCCAAGTTGGGCTGGCGTTGGTCGTTTGCCGGCATGTCGCTGTTCGGTCTGCTGCTGGCGGTGCTTTACCCGATCATCGTCAAAGAAGCGCGCATCGCTCCACAACGTGCAGCTAACGCGACGAGCAAAGCTTGCGCCAAGATCAAGCATCCGTTGCGCACGCTGTTTTCCAGCCGCTCGGTGATCGCCACCTATGTCGGCAGCGGCTTGCAGTTGTTCGTCGGCGGCACGGTGATTGTGTGGATGCCCAGTTACCTGAATCGCTACTACGACATGGGCACCGACAAAGCCGGTGGCATGGCGGCAATCATTGTGTTGTGCAGCGGCGTGGGGATGATCCTGTGCGGCATCCTCAGTGACCGGCTGTGTCGCCATTCGCCGGAGCGCAAGGTGGCCCTGGCCATCGCTTATTGCCTGGGCAGCTGCCTGCTGTTGTCGGCGGCTTTCGCGCTGCCGCCGGGCCCCGTGCAATTGTCGCTGATCTGTCTGGGCATGTTGATTGCGGCAGGCACTACCGGTCCCGCCGGGGCCATGGTTGCCAACCTGACCCATTACTCGGTGCACGGCACGGCTTTCGCCACACTGACCCTGGCCAACAACATGTTGGGCCTGGCGCCGGGGCCGTTCATCACCGGCCGGGTATCCGACGCGATCGGCCTGCATGCCGCGTTTCAGTTAGTGCCTCTGGTCAGCATCGCGGCCGCTGCGGTGTTCTTCTATGCCAAGAGTCATTACCACAACGATATTGCCCGAATTAAGGGCCAGGAAGCGCACGGCTCCGTCAGCGAAGCAGCGTTAGAGGTGAAGGTGTGA